A stretch of the Gossypium hirsutum isolate 1008001.06 chromosome D07, Gossypium_hirsutum_v2.1, whole genome shotgun sequence genome encodes the following:
- the LOC107938575 gene encoding valine--tRNA ligase, chloroplastic/mitochondrial 2 gives MELEIDIDVSASSSNSSSAHVSGLGDLNMPYFFQLAISKLHMLIDAVTESYNKYFFGDVGREIYDFFWGDFADWYIEASKARIYHSGDDSVALVAQTVLLYVFEKILKLLHPFMPFVTEELWQALPNRREALIISSWPQTSLPRSTHLVKRFENLQALTRAVRNARAEYSVEPAKRITVSIVGSEEVIQYISEEKEVLALLSKLDLDNIHFADSPPEDAKQSVHLIASEGLEAYLPLADMVDISAKVQRLTKRLSKMQTEYEGLKACLNSPKDVSTDGLFFSNKLHILLCLLMPAIAYKPLTIYNMCSLQFIEKAPKDVVRGVQEKAE, from the exons ATGGAGTTGGAAATAGATATAGATGTATCTGCATCCTCTTCCAA TTCTTCCAGTGCTCATGTATCAGGGTTGGGTGACCTAAACATGCCATACTTCTTTCAACTTGCT ATCTCAAAACTGCATATGCTTATTGATGCTGTCACTGAGAGTTATAACAAATATTTCTTTGGGGATGTTGGGAGAGAAATATATGATTTCTTTTGGGGTGATTTTGCTGACTG GTATATTGAAGCCAGTAAAGCTCGCATTTACCACTCTGGAGATGATTCAGTTGCTTTGGTAGCTCAGACAGTTCTACTCTACGTTTTCGAGAAAATACTGAAATTATTACATCCATTCATGCCATTTGTAACTGAGGAACTGTGGCAG GCACTTCCCAATCGGAGAGAAGCTCTTATAATATCTTCCTGGCCACAAACTTCTCTTCCCCGGAGTACTCATTTGGTAAAAAGATTTGAAAATTTACAAGCTCTG ACTCGAGCAGTCCGGAATGCTAGAGCTGAGTATTCTGTTGAGCCAGCAAAGCGCATAACTGTTTCTATTGTTGGTAGTGAAGAAGTCATTCAGTATATATCT GAAGAGAAGGAGGTTTTGGCTCTCTTATCCAAGCTAGATTTAGACAATATTCATTTCGCTGATTCTCCTCCAG AGGATGCAAAACAATCGGTTCACCTTATTGCAAGTGAAGGACTGGAGGCATATCTTCCCCTTGCTGATATGGTTGATATTTCTGCTAAAGTGCAACGCCTTACCAAGCGCCTATCAAAGATGCAAACGGAGTATGAGGGACTTAAAGCTTGCCTCAACTCTCCTAAA GATGTGTCAACTGATGGCCTTTTCTTCTCcaacaagcttcatattctccTATGCTTGTTGATGCCTGCAATTGCTTACAAGCCTCTTACAATCTATAATATGTGTTCACTGCAGTTCATAGAGAAAGCTCCCAAGGATGTTGTCCGTGGGGTTCAGGAAAAAGCAGAATAG
- the LOC107932962 gene encoding glycosyltransferase BC10 isoform X1: protein MKATRAWQRRIKDILLMSGSRQRSRLKRPVWIIVLVTFVIIFLITAFLYPPTTSAACYIFSSRDCTLFNEPSIFTARELSDEETRSHVVFREILNTPPIQSKNPKIAFLFLTPGTLHFEPLWDKFFRGHEDRFSVYVHASREKPVHTSHYFIGRDIHRETVLKRKEGKKKKKLSKDGRARAILVLMMPPFVPQILMNSVVWGKFSMVDIERRLLARSLLDPDNQQFVLLSDSCVPLHNFDYVYNYLMLTNVSFIDCFVDLGPHGTGRYSERMMPEVEKNAFRKGSQWFSMKRQHAIIVMADNLYYKKFKNYCKPHMDGRNCYSDEHYLPTFFNMIDPSGVANRSVTYVDWSEGKWHPKAFRAQDITFEFLKNLMFIEESIHFTSGPQRRGISGPCLWNSMKRPCYLFARKFYPETLHRLMIHFSNYTTI from the exons ATGAAGGCAACTCGTGCATGGCAGCGACGCATCAAAGATATTCTTCTCATGTCTGGTTCAAGGCAGCGCTCGCGTCTAAAGAGGCCAGTTTGGATTATTGTATTGGTAACTTTTGTGATCATATTCTTGATTACTGCCTTTCTGTACCCTCCAACAACATCGGCAGCCTGCTATATCTTTTCTTCTAGAGATTGTACTTTGTTCAACGAGCCATCAATATTTACTGCCAGGGAGTTAAGTGATGAAGAGACAAGATCTCACGTTGTATTTAGGGAAATCCTCAACACACCTCCCATCCAATCCAAGAATCCAAAAATTGCTTTCCTGTTTTTGACTCCAGGGACGCTACATTTTGAGCCACTTTGGGATAAGTTCTTTCGT GGCCATGAGGATAGATTCTCTGTTTATGTACATGCTTCCAGAGAAAAGCCAGTACACACAAGTCATTATTTTATTGGTCGAGATATTCACAGAGAAACG GTTCTCAAGCGCaaagaagggaaaaagaaaaagaaactttcAAAGGATGGGCGGGCACGTGCAATTTTGGTTTTGATGATGCCCCCTTTTGTTCCCCAAATTCTGATGAATTCA GTGGTTTGGGGAAAATTTTCCATGGTCGATATTGAGAGGAGACTGTTGGCACGTTCACTTTTAGATCCTGATAACCAGCAGTTTGTGTTGCTTTCAGATAG TTGTGTACCACTACACAACTTTGACTATGTTTACAACTACCTGATGCTCACTAATGTCAGCTTTATTGACTG TTTTGTTGATCTTGGTCCACATGGAACTGGGAGGTATTCAGAGCGTATGATGCCCGAAGTTGAGAAGAACGCTTTTCGGAAAGGTTCACAG tGGTTCAGCATGAAGCGTCAGCATGCCATAATAGTTATGGCAGACAACCTATattacaaaaaattcaagaattaTTGCAAG CCACATATGGATGGACGCAATTGCTATTCAGACGAGCATTATTTGCCAACCTTTTTTAAT ATGATTGATCCTAGTGGAGTCGCAAATAGGTCAGTAACATATGTAGATTGGTCAGAAGGGAAGTGGCATCCCAAAGCATTTAGGGCCCAAGATATAACATTTGAGTTCCTCAAGAACCTTATG TTCATTGAGGAGAGCATACATTTCACAAGTGGTCCACAG AGGAGAGGGATAAGTGGGCCATGCTTGTGGAATTCAATGAAGAGACCTTGTTATTTATTCGCAAGAAAGTTTTATCCAGAAACCTTGCACAGATTGATGATCCATTTCTCTAATTATACCACGATATAG
- the LOC107932962 gene encoding glycosyltransferase BC10 isoform X2, producing MKATRAWQRRIKDILLMSGSRQRSRLKRPVWIIVLVTFVIIFLITAFLYPPTTSAACYIFSSRDCTLFNEPSIFTARELSDEETRSHVVFREILNTPPIQSKNPKIAFLFLTPGTLHFEPLWDKFFRGHEDRFSVYVHASREKPVHTSHYFIGRDIHRETVLKRKEGKKKKKLSKDGRVVWGKFSMVDIERRLLARSLLDPDNQQFVLLSDSCVPLHNFDYVYNYLMLTNVSFIDCFVDLGPHGTGRYSERMMPEVEKNAFRKGSQWFSMKRQHAIIVMADNLYYKKFKNYCKPHMDGRNCYSDEHYLPTFFNMIDPSGVANRSVTYVDWSEGKWHPKAFRAQDITFEFLKNLMFIEESIHFTSGPQRRGISGPCLWNSMKRPCYLFARKFYPETLHRLMIHFSNYTTI from the exons ATGAAGGCAACTCGTGCATGGCAGCGACGCATCAAAGATATTCTTCTCATGTCTGGTTCAAGGCAGCGCTCGCGTCTAAAGAGGCCAGTTTGGATTATTGTATTGGTAACTTTTGTGATCATATTCTTGATTACTGCCTTTCTGTACCCTCCAACAACATCGGCAGCCTGCTATATCTTTTCTTCTAGAGATTGTACTTTGTTCAACGAGCCATCAATATTTACTGCCAGGGAGTTAAGTGATGAAGAGACAAGATCTCACGTTGTATTTAGGGAAATCCTCAACACACCTCCCATCCAATCCAAGAATCCAAAAATTGCTTTCCTGTTTTTGACTCCAGGGACGCTACATTTTGAGCCACTTTGGGATAAGTTCTTTCGT GGCCATGAGGATAGATTCTCTGTTTATGTACATGCTTCCAGAGAAAAGCCAGTACACACAAGTCATTATTTTATTGGTCGAGATATTCACAGAGAAACG GTTCTCAAGCGCaaagaagggaaaaagaaaaagaaactttcAAAGGATGGGCGG GTGGTTTGGGGAAAATTTTCCATGGTCGATATTGAGAGGAGACTGTTGGCACGTTCACTTTTAGATCCTGATAACCAGCAGTTTGTGTTGCTTTCAGATAG TTGTGTACCACTACACAACTTTGACTATGTTTACAACTACCTGATGCTCACTAATGTCAGCTTTATTGACTG TTTTGTTGATCTTGGTCCACATGGAACTGGGAGGTATTCAGAGCGTATGATGCCCGAAGTTGAGAAGAACGCTTTTCGGAAAGGTTCACAG tGGTTCAGCATGAAGCGTCAGCATGCCATAATAGTTATGGCAGACAACCTATattacaaaaaattcaagaattaTTGCAAG CCACATATGGATGGACGCAATTGCTATTCAGACGAGCATTATTTGCCAACCTTTTTTAAT ATGATTGATCCTAGTGGAGTCGCAAATAGGTCAGTAACATATGTAGATTGGTCAGAAGGGAAGTGGCATCCCAAAGCATTTAGGGCCCAAGATATAACATTTGAGTTCCTCAAGAACCTTATG TTCATTGAGGAGAGCATACATTTCACAAGTGGTCCACAG AGGAGAGGGATAAGTGGGCCATGCTTGTGGAATTCAATGAAGAGACCTTGTTATTTATTCGCAAGAAAGTTTTATCCAGAAACCTTGCACAGATTGATGATCCATTTCTCTAATTATACCACGATATAG
- the LOC107932942 gene encoding probable ribonuclease P/MRP protein subunit POP5, producing the protein MVGFKNRYMVMEVLLDPNKEISGDDPIVVTQFNISKAIKDGILVNFGECGLASSLGSFQVKYVNPITKLCVIRASRDEYQKIWSSISMVRSIGNCPVLFNLLDLSGSIKACKTATLKCDELKFEQYKLMVGACLSADVTQHMQNCLEKIRILEH; encoded by the exons ATGGTAGGATTTAAGAACAGATACATGGTTATGGAAGTACTGTTGGATCCAAATAAAGAAATTTCAGGGGATGATCCCATTGTAGTTACCCAATTTAACATCTCAAAAGCAATCAAGGATGGCATTCTTGTCAACTTCGGTGAATGTGGTCTAGCTTCTTCGCTCGGATCTTTCCaag TTAAATATGTCAATCCGATTACAAAGCTGTGTGTTATCAGAGCTTCAAGAGATGAATACCAAAAAATTTGGTCTTCAATAAGCATGGTTAGGAGTATTGGGAATTGTCCTGTGCTATTTAATTTGTTGGATCTTAGTG gtAGTATAAAGGCATGTAAAACTGCTACCTTGAAGTGCGATGAGTTAAAATTCGAGCAATACAAGCTTATGGTTGGAGCATGCCTCTCGGCTGATGTTACCCAGCACATGCAGAACTGTCTTGAGAAGATTAGAATTTTAGAACACTAG